Proteins from a genomic interval of Drosophila melanogaster chromosome 2R:
- the CG4752 gene encoding uncharacterized protein, which produces MSGTKYCFAIDRGGTFTDVLCICPNGKVRTMKLLSEDPERYSDAPREGIRRILKEETGEDLAASGLVDTSKIGWVRMGTTVATNALLERKGDPVVLVVNSGFRDLLYIGNQARPKIFDLNIRKPANLYKSVVEVDCRIVPKQADRCELNHSWKELEGVAGTKYLEVRPVDEVAVRQALSDARDQGVSSVSVVLAHSYACPEHELRVGAIARELGFSHVTLSHQAMPMCRVVARGYTACAEAYLTPHVDRYLASFKSGFDKQLEGVDVLFMQSDGGLTNMENFRGARAILSGPAGGVVGYALTGARETELPLIGFDMGGTSTDVSRYAGTYEHVIESTTAGVTIQAPQLDINTVAAGGGSRLFFRSGIFVVGPESAGSHPGPACYKKGGPLTVTDANLILGRILPQYFPKIFGPQENEPLDHEIARSKFVELQAEINNYLKSSGDNRVLSVEDVALGFIRVANETMCRPIRALTQSRGLDTANHVLSCFGGAGGQHACSIARNLGIAKVVVHKYAGILSAYGMALADVVQEFQEPNGLEFSDANAQQLKERLDALSKQCQDKLSEQGFKRIELEPFLHLRYEGTDGALMVAPSTGKQSSDSNPLLAAYGDFHATFLERYRTEFGFVLQNRRIIVDDIRIRGLGKNETPPESKVQAAAEAKPPAEANTRLYFDQGAFDSPIYLTKNLLAGHRITGPAVLIDQLSTIVVEPECGIQVTQFGDLIMDVKTGGKHGINADLDPVHLSIFSHRFMSIAEQMGRVLQRTSISTNIKERLDFSCALFGPDGGLVSNAPHIPVHLGAMQETVQYQLRVRGETLKNGDVILANHPSAGGSHLPDLTVITPVFYETHPRPVFFVASRGHHADIGGITPGSMPPHSTSLAQEGAAFKSFLIVENGLFQEQQIIEQLTTPTAAKGAVGTRNLSDNLSDLKAQIAANHKGIQLVAELIGSYGLDVVQAYMSHIQKNAELAVRDMLRQIGRDTLERTGSTVLEAKEFMDDGSPIALKVTIDAEQGSALCDFTGSGVEVWGNCNAPRAITLSALIYCLRCMVGHDVPLNQGCLAPIQVIIPKNSILDPSEGAAVVGGNVQTSQRIVDTVLKAFGVCAASQGCMNNITIGDESWGYYETVAGGAGAGPGWHGAGGVHTHMTNTRITDPEILELRYPMILKRFCLRTDGSGGRGQFHGGEGVERDLLFRKPVTLSVLTERRTLQPYGLAGGESGKSGRNLVVKRDGRVIALAGKTCIDVEAGDTFAMKTPGGGGYGPIEDFSKSGESLNQETSKRYVERGTVFNYLQCQESA; this is translated from the exons atgTCGGGCACCAAATACTGTTTCGCAATTGATCGCGGTGGCACTTTTACGGACGTGTTGTGCATTTGTCCGAATGGCAAAGTGCGAACCATGAAGTTGCTCTCTGAGGATCCGGAGCGGTACAGCGATGCGCCCCGGGAGGGCATCCGGCGAATTCTTAAGGAGGAGACCGGTGAAGATCTGGCCGCGAGCGGCTTGGTGGATACCTCGAAAATCGGTTGGGTTCGCATGGGCACTACGGTGGCCACCAATGCTCTCTTGGAACGCAAGGGAGATCCAGTGGTCTTGGTGGTCAACAGTGGTTTCCGGGATCTGCTCTACATTGGCAACCAGGCCAGGCCGAAGATCTTCGATCTAAACATTCGCAAGCCAGCGAATCTATACAAGTCCGTAGTCGAGGTGGATTGCCGCATAGTTCCAAAGCAGGCGGACCGCTGTGAGCTCA ACCACAGCTGGAAAGAGTTGGAGGGTGTGGCCGGCACCAAGTATCTGGAGGTGCGTCCCGTTGATGAGGTGGCAGTACGACAAGCCCTCTCAGATGCCCGTGATCAGGGTGTCTCATCCGTTTCCGTGGTTTTGGCCCACAGCTACGCCTGTCCGGAGCACGAGCTCCGAGTGGGAGCCATTGCCCGGGAGCTCGGCTTCAGTCATGTGACGCTGTCCCACCAGGCTATGCCCATGTGTCGGGTGGTGGCCCGTGGCTATACGGCGTGCGCAGAGGCCTACTTGACTCCTCATGTAGACCGCTACTTGGCCAG CTTCAAATCCGGTTTCGACAAGCAGTTGGAGGGTGTGGATGTGCTCTTTATGCAATCTGATGGAGGTCTGACCAATATGGAGAACTTCCGTGGAGCTCGGGCAATTCTATCGGGTCCAGCTGGAGGAGTTGTAGGATACGCACTGACAGGAGCCCGGGAAACGGAACTGCCACTGATCGGTTTTGACATGGGCGGCACATCTACGGATGTGTCTCGGTATGCCGGAACCTACGAGCACGTGATCGAAAGCACCACAGCAGGTGTAACGATCCAGGCTCCGCAGCTGGACATCAACACTGTTGCTGCAGGCGGTGGATCCCGTCTTTTCTTCCGATCTGGCATATTTGTGGTGGGTCCAGAATCGGCAGGATCTCATCCTGGACCTGCTTGCTACAAGAAGGGCGGGCCACTGACAGTCACTGATGCCAATCTAATACTAGGACGCATTCTGCCACAATACTTCCCGAAGATCTTTGGTCCGCAGGAGAACGAGCCGCTGGATCATGAGATCGCCAGGAGTAAGTTTGTGGAGCTCCAGGCCGAGATCAACAACTATTTGAAGAGTTCCGGAGACAATAGAGTTTTAAGCGTCGAGGATGTGGCCCTCGGTTTTATTCGGGTGGCCAACGAAACCATGTGTCGTCCGATTCGTGCCTTAACCCAATCCCGAGGATTGGATACGGCCAACCATGTGCTCTCCTGCTTTGGAGGAGCCGGTGGTCAGCACGCCTGTTCTATTGCCCGAAATCTGGGAATTGCGAAGGTAGTCGTCCACAAGTACGCCGGAATTCTATCTGCCTATGGAATGGCTCTGGCGGACGTGGTGCAAGAATTCCAAGAACCAAATGGCTTGGAGTTCAGCGATGCGAATGCCCAGCAGCTGAAGGAGCGCTTGGATGCCTTGTCCAAGCAATGTCAGGACAAGTTGTCTGAGCAGGGATTCAAACGCATTGAGCTGGAGCCCTTCCTTCACTTGCGATACGAAGGCACCGATGGCGCCTTAATGGTTGCTCCTTCAACTGGAAAGCAGTCATCCGATTCAAATCCCCTATTAGCGGCCTACGGAGATTTCCATGCCACCTTCCTGGAGCGCTATCGCACTGAGTTTGGATTCGTATTGCAAAACAGACGGATTATTGTCGACGACATTCGCATTCGAGGACTGGGCAAGAACGAAACCCCACCGGAGTCGAAAGTTCAGGCTGCCGCAGAAGCGAAGCCACCAGCGGAGGCGAATACACGACTGTATTTTGACCAGGGCGCATTCGATTCTCCGATTTACCTGACCAAGAACCTACTGGCCGGACATAGGATCACCGGACCAGCGGTGCTTATTGACCAGCTCTCGACCATCGTCGTGGAACCAGAGTGCGGTATCCAAGTTACTCAGTTTGGAGACCTCATCATGGACGTGAAAACGGGTGGCAAGCATGGCATCAATGCAGACTTGGATCCTGTCCATCTGAGCATCTTTAGCCATCGCTTCATGAGCATCGCCGAGCAGATGGGCAGGGTGCTCCAGCGCACTTCGATTTCCACCAACATCAAGGAGCGTCTGGACTTCTCCTGTGCCCTTTTCGGACCAGATGGTGGTTTGGTTAGCAATGCTCCCCACATTCCAGTTCACCTGGGTGCCATGCAGGAAACCGTACAGTATCAACTAAGGGTGCGCGGAGAGACCCTCAAGAACGGCGATGTTATCCTGGCCAACCATCCATCGGCAGGAGGATCTCACTTGCCCGATTTAACTGTCATCACGCCGGTCTTTTATGA AACTCATCCGCGACCAGTTTTCTTTGTGGCCTCCCGTGGTCACCATGCGGATATTGGTGGAATTACTCCTGGATCTATGCCGCCGCATTCCACCTCGTTGGCCCAGGAAGGTGCCGCCTTCAAGTCCTTCCTGATTGTAGAGAATGGCCTGTTTCAGGAGCAGCAGATCATCGAGCAGCTGACCACGCCCACGGCAGCAAAGGGAGCTGTGGGAACCCGGAACCTGAGCGACAACCTATCAGATCTGAAGGCTCAGATCGCCGCCAACCACAAGGGCATCCAGCTGGTGGCGGAGCTGATCGGCAGCTATGGATTAGATGTGGTCCAGGCCTACATGTCGCACATCCAAAAGAACGCCGAACTGGCGGTTCGGGATATGTTGCGTCAGATTGGCCGGGATACTTTGGAGCGCACTGGATCGACAGTGCTAGAGGCGAAGGAGTTCATGGACGACGGATCACCCATCGCCCTTAAGGTGACCATCGATGCGGAGCAGGGTTCGGCTCTTTGTGACTTCACCGGATCGGGAGTGGAAGTGTGGGGCAACTGTAATGCTCCGCGGGCTATTACCTTGTCCGCCCTAATCTACTGCCTGCGCTGCATGGTGGGCCATGATGTGCCACTCAACCAGGGCTGCCTGGCACCCATCCAGGTGATCATTCCGAAAAACTCCATCCTGGATCCCTCAGAGGGAGCAGCTGTGGTCGGCGGCAATGTGCAGACATCGCAGCGCATCGTAGACACGGTTCTGAAGGCTTTCGGAGTTTGTGCCGCCTCGCAAGGATGCATGAACAATATAACTATTGGGGATGAGTCTTGGGGTTACTATGAGACTGTGGCCGGAGGAGCTGGTGCTGGGCCCGGCTGGCATGGAGCCGGCGGAGTGCATACCCACATGACGAACACTCGCATCACTGATCCGGAGATCCTTGAACTGCGCTATCCCATGATCCTGAAGAGATTCTGCCTTCGCACCGATGGCTCCGGCGGAAGAGGTCAGTTCCACGGAGGCGAGGGTGTGGAGCGGGATCTCCTCTTCCGCAAGCCAGTTACCCTGTCCGTCCTGACAGAGAGACGAACTCTGCAGCCCTACGGTCTCGCAGGTGGAGAATCCGGGAAGAGTGGACGCAATTTGGTGGTGAAACGGGATGGTCGAGTGATCGCTCTGGCAGGCAAAACCTGCATTGATGTGGAAGCTGGG GACACCTTTGCCATGAAAACTCCCGGCGGGGGTGGGTATGGACCAATTGAAGACTTTTCCAAGTCCGGTGAATCCTTGAATCAGGAAACCAGCAAACGATACGTGGAACGAGGAACTGTCTTTAATTATCTTCAGTGCCAGGAGTCTGCCTAA
- the CG45062 gene encoding uncharacterized protein, isoform A, producing MSSKTLSKWSSSNMGLACTHAISGIGFAVALACGRNTEVGSMTDLCFKERSRSRSQKHQKQISYYMLLVAIVCFILLFLTTGFEHGHIVYEVNLSLLIGLTPVYLPFILYWGLRRTRKEMGRKQCHVRNLRATCTLGLSTVIVSDLVGTMTKRRMRVSEIFVDMGLLSVDNLDVSAQSPRFIELIRASVLCNDAVICPGNIGVPKMQKDMYGNILDIALLKFGLMILPSIDLLRHDHEKVANKHYNSEDKVQVTVHRTRDADGHLKLVLLMKGHCEVVIRRCSTFAIRDEELPLDEQLQEIILSLADGLLEAGRHVRAFAYKELSDELEFRRFSQVNTGLEGGEYKYRDYLAVDTYSLRFLGMIATYNPPRSTIPKAVDRCRAAGIKLIVVTQRKPKMAKALAVDVGILPAPSDTFQAVNLKRMPPTAEVVDMSQYADEKPQHQRRHIEQLILNQQDLVCAATSTDQLHWIADACRRLGAVVSVIGGTLHDTPAMRSSHVGVAKYGSAVMCEASADLILLDTSFATLVSVVGDSRLLFENLKKALAYCLATNICNILVYLFFFLLGIPLYIHIMDELILAFLVNLVPALTLIYEPPEENLMLQMPKVYDDFLLNSRLFFVSHILVGTIEAAAVFMTYFVFMADKGFLPRTLVALNIAWHDDMLDDITDSFGQEWSSEARRQLECQVSSLCLMSLAVMQCTNLVLTKTGRANLLAHGFRNWLLSLAVLLLICLCVQLCIMDSTVCLRLEGTNELHFGHFLLTNCPFMILLVFIETTRRYFIRLFPDSWLELATMY from the exons ATGAGTTCCAAAACCTTATCGAAATGGAGTTCCAGCAATATGGGACTAGCCTGCACCCATGCGATCAGTGGCATTGGTTTCGCAGTGGCCCTAGCCTGTGGAAGGAACACTGAAGTGGGATCGATGACGGACCTCTGCTTTAAGGAGCGATCTCGCAGTCGTTCGCAGAAGCATCAGAAGCAA atttcttactaTATGCTCTTGGTGGCCATAGTTTGTTTCATTCTGCTATTCCTTACCACCGGATTCGAGCACGGCCATATTGTGTATGAAGTCAATCTCTCACTGCTGATTGGTCTGACACCCGTCTACCTGCCCTTTATCCTCTACTGGGGCTTGAGGCGGACGAGAAAGGAAATGGGGAGAAAACAGTGCCATGTAAGGAACCTGCGGGCTACTTGCACACTGGGTCTCTCAACTGTAATTGTGTCCGATTTGGTTGGGACGATGACCAAGCGACGCATGCGAGTATCGGAGATCTTCGTGGACATGGGACTGCTTAGTGTCGATAATCTGGACGTTAGTGCTCAAAGTCCTCGATTTATCGAGCTGATCCGGGCCTCAGTTCTCTGCAACGATGCGGTCATATGTCCTGGTAACATTGGAGTGCCCAAAATGCAGAAGGACATGTACGGCAATATTCTGGACATAGCGCTGCTCAAGTTCGGTCTGATGATTTTGCCGAGCATTGATCTACTCCGTCACGACCACGAGAAGGTGGCCAACAAGCATTACAATAGTGAGGACAAGGTCCAGGTGACGGTGCACAGGACTCGCGATGCCGATGGGCACCTAAAACTTGTCCTGCTGATGAAGGGCCACTGCGAAGTGGTGATCCGCCGGTGCTCCACCTTTGCTATTCGGGACGAGGAACTGCCTCTGGACGAACAGCTGCAGGAAATTATTCTCAGTCTGGCGGATGGGCTACTCGAGGCAGGCCGCCATGTCCGTGCCTTTGCCTACAAGGAGTTGAGCGACGAACTGGAGTTTCGCCGCTTCTCACAGGTAAACACTGGATTGGAGGGCGGGGAATATAAGTACCGCGATTACCTAGCGGTGGATACCTACTCGTTGAGGTTCCTGGGCATGATTGCTACCTACAATCCGCCGCGAAGCACCATTCCCAAAGCGGTGGATCGCTGCAGAGCGGCGGGCATCAAGTTGATCGTGGTCACTCAACGCAAGCCCAAAATGGCCAAGGCTCTGGCTGTTGATGTGGGCATTCTACCAGCTCCGTCGGACACTTTTCAGGCTGTGAACCTGAAGCGGATGCCACCCACCGCGGAAGTAGTAGACATGTCACAGTATGCTGACGAGAAGCCGCAACACCAGCGTCGCCACATCGAGCAGCTCATTCTGAACCAGCAGGATTTGGTATGTGCCGCTACTAGCACGGATCAGCTCCACTGGATTGCGGACGCCTGTCGCCGGTTGGGAGCCGTTGTCTCCGTTATTGGAGGAACACTCCATGACACGCCCGCCATGAGGAGCAGCcacgtgggcgtggccaagtACGGAAGTGCGGTCATGTGCGAGGCCAGTGCAGACCTCATCCTGCTGGACACCTCATTTGCCACATTGGTCAGTGTGGTCGGCGATAGCCGTCTGCTGTTTGAGAATCTAAAGAAGGCTCTGGCCTATTGCCTGGCCACCAACATATGCAATATACTGGTGTACTTATTCTTCTTCCTGCTCGGGATTCCCCTGTACATCCATATCATGGATGAGCTCATACTCGCCTTCCTGGTGAACTTG GTCCCAGCTCTGACTTTGATTTATGAGCCTCCAGAGGAGAATCTGATGCTGCAGATGCCCAAAGTGTACGACGACTTTCTGCTTAATAGTCG ACTTTTCTTTGTGTCCCACATCCTTGTGGGAACCATCGAAGCTGCAGCTGTTTTTATGACCTACTTCGTGTTCATGGCTGACAAGGGATTCCTGCCGAGGACACTGGTGGCTCTGAACATCGCGTGGCACGACGACATGCTCGACGACATCACCGACTCTTTCGGTCAGGAGTGG AGCAGTGAGGCACGCCGGCAGCTGGAGTGCCAAGTGTCCTCCCTCTGCCTGATGAGCCTCGCCGTGATGCAATGCACCAACCTGGTGCTGACCAAGACCGGACGTGCCAATCTGCTGGCCCACGGATTCCGCAACTGGCTCCTCAGTCTGGCGGTCCTCCTTCTGATCTGTCTGTGCGTGCAGCTGTGCATAATGGACTCCACGGTGTGTCTGCGCCTGGAAGGAACCAATGAGCTACA CTTTGGCCACTTCCTCTTGACCAACTGTCCGTTCATGATACTGCTGGTCTTCATCGAAACAACTCGCAGATACTTTATTCGCCTATTTCCCGATAGTTGGCTCGAGCTGGCCACTATGTATTGA
- the CG45063 gene encoding uncharacterized protein: MVLCFKRISKWRGRWCRSRRKKKEERESLQQTENELWLEYFSPYLHIWPFHELCARLEANVSQGLTSEAAGRKLARNGKNVLPLPTKLELRPWIFLKSCFSILGIIILLSSIASFAMYYLFATKTPDNGKVDPEFLVAGIILLVTFFLAGLTVQMQGDDDEDMLIAFDELMPMYCTVIRDGEKEVIRTQDLVPGDTLPIKYGQRLPADMRFFSTTGLELNNVALTGHSKPMHITPLANEGRQRYSRIEYIKD; this comes from the exons ATGGTGCTCTGCTTCAAACGGATCTCGAAATGGAGAGGCAGGTGGTGTCGCAGCAGGAGGAAGAAGAAAGAGGAACGGGAGTCACTGCAACAGACGGAGAACGAGTTGTGGCTGGAGTACTTTAGCCCATATCTGCACATCTGGCCGTTTCACGAGCTATGCGCCAGACTGGAGGCGAATGTGTCCCAG GGTCTAACCTCGGAGGCAGCGGGTAGAAAGCTGGCCAGGAATGGCAAGAATGTTCTGCCACTCCCGACCAAACTGGAGTTGCGGCCTTGGATATTCCTGAAGAGCTGCTTCAGCATCTTGGGCATCATCATACTGCTGAGTTCCATAGCTAGTTTCGCGATGTATTACCTATTTGCAACTAAAACGCCAGACAATGGAAAAGTGGATCCTGAGTTCTTGGTAGCGGGCATCATCCTGCTCGTAACCTTCTTTCTCGCAGGGCTCACGGTACAAATGCAAGGAGATGATGACGAAGACATGCTCATAGCTTTCGATGAGCTGATGCCCATGTATTGCACTGTGATAAGAGACGGGGAAAAGGAGGTCATCCGTACTCAGGACCTAGTTCCCGGGGATACCCTTCCCATCAAGTATGGACAGCGGCTACCTGCCGATATGCGATTCTTCAGCACCACGGGCCTGGAGCTGAACAACGTGGCTCTGACAGGACACTCGAAACCCATGCATATTACTCCTTTGGCGAACGAGGGACGACAGAGATACTCCCGGATTGAGTACATAAAGGATTAA
- the CG10384 gene encoding uncharacterized protein, isoform E codes for METKAGLSALEERSLKGSEKLKMLDITRDKPVKVAVKVAVPVRDHPKFNFVGKLLGPKGNSMKRLQEDTMCKMAVLGRGSMRDRRKEEELRGSGDSRYAHLFEDLHVEISTFAAPAEAHARIAYALAEVRRFLVPDYHDDIRQEQMWEMQALTSTPALGAHSLEDSHSPTINSSSQVGGTTNSSSNGASGRGLGGGLADMDTSNDDKSDDASGMECLSAVDKLDCSSSCASLGISGITTISTTSPEHPHPHQHHQQHQQHQQHHAHLHPAHAHGNQQQQQQVQHHHSHQAHFHQLLQQAHGGASAAAAACGEHLSGQTTPATAAALHTTAMAVALQHQLTAAGIGGLLKPATGVGATMAGLPTTQAGAAALQLPGDGESSGSTLTLLEPPGTALLHPALRNVKTINIGGGLGRKRPLLGVPRSGMNPTKRTVMSLLARAKNSQALHSVRQPMVTATSFAEPLQMLASPFIIPHRAVDQPILALSKESLAQGV; via the exons AGAAACTTAAAATGCTGGACATCACTCGCGACAAGCCGGTGAAGGTGGCCGTCAAAGTGGCCGTTCCTGTGCGGGATCACCCAAAG TTCAATTTCGTGGGCAAGCTGCTCGGACCCAAGGGCAACTCGATGAAGCGCCTGCAGGAGGACACCATGTGCAAGATGGCCGTTCTGGGACGCGGATCGATGCGAGACCGGCggaaggaggaggagctgcggGGCAGTGGCGACAGTCGCTACGCCCATCTCTTCGAGGACCTGCACGTCGAGATCTCGACCTTCGCCGCTCCGGCGGAGGCCCATGCTCGGATAGCCTACGCTCTGGCGGAAGTGCGCCGCTTTCTGGTTCCG GACTACCACGATGACATCCGCCAGGAGCAAATGTGGGAAATGCAGGCGCTGACGTCCACGCCCGCACTGGGTGCCCACTCGCTGGAGGATTCGCATAGCCCTACCATCAACAGCAGTAGCCAGGTGGGCGGCACCACCAACTCCTCCTCCAACGGGgccagtgggcgtggcctggGCGGCGGACTAGCCGACATGGACACGTCCAACGATGACAAATCGGACGACGCCAGCGGCATGGAGTGCCTGTCGGCAGTCGACAAGCTTGACTGCTCGTCCAGCTGCGCCAGTCTGGGCATCAGTGGCATCACCACCATCAGCACCACCAGCCCCgagcatccgcatccgcaccagcaccaccagcagcaccaacagcaccaacagcaCCACGCCCACCTGCACCCAGCACACGCCCATGgaaaccagcagcagcagcagcaggtccAGCACCACCACAGCCACCAGGCGCACTTCCACCAGCTCCTGCAGCAGGCTCACGGTGGAGCCAGTGCCGCAGCGGCTGCCTGCGGGGAGCATCTCTCTGGACAGACGACTCCGGCGACGGCGGCGGCAT TGCACACCACAGCCATGGCAGTGGCACTCCAGCATCAGCTCACAGCCGCAGGAATCGGAGGACTCCTGAAGCCGGCCACCGGAGTGGGGGCCACCATGGCCGGGCTGCCCACCACCCAGGCGGGAGCCGCCGCCCTTCAGTTGCCCGGCGATGGGGAGTCATCTGGATCGACGCTCACGCTGCTGGAGCCACCGGGCACCGCACTCCTGCATCCCGCTCTGCGCAACGTCAAGACCATCAACATAG GTGGCGGCCTGGGAAGGAAGCGTCCCCTGCTGGGTGTTCCCCGCTCCGGAATGAACCCCACAAAGCGCACGGTGATGAGCCTGCTGGCCAGGGCCAAGAACTCGCAGGCGCTGCACTCGGTCCGCCAACCGATGGTGACGGCCACCAGTTTCGCTGA ACCCTTGCAGATGCTGGCCTCGCCGTTCATCATTCCGCACCGGGCGGTGGACCAGCCGATCCTGGCGCTGTCGAAGGAGAGCCTCGCGCAGGGCGTCTAA